The genomic segment AAATCTAACCGGTAGGCTTTTTTATTGAGAAAAAAGTAGTGGTCTGTGGCAAAATTCGTAAGTAGTCGCAGGACAGGGCAGGATAGGCGGTTACACCGATTTTTGTATCTTAAAGACTTATTCGTCGAAGCTGCGGATACCGGAAAACCAAATTGTAAATCAATCGCCAGAAAATGTCTGATATGGATAGGAGGATCTTCTTAAAATCAAATGCATTTTTGCTAATCGCTGCACTGTCTCCAGCAGGTGCCATTACCAAAAATAAGCAGGAGGTGGCACCGTATTTTAGCTTGAAGCCCATCGGGCGTTCATTACAGTTGGACGATTATTTTATCTGGTGTTCATCTCCGATCTGGGGCGATGATGGAAAAGTTCATCTTTTTTATTCCCGATGGCGCAAAGATAAGGGAATGGGCGGATGGATTAAGGGCTCCGAGATTGCCCATGCGGTGGCGGAATCCCCGTATGAGAGCTTTCAGCACAAAGAGGTCGTATTGCAGCCAAGAGATGGATGTTGGGATAGTACCACCTGCCATAATCCCCTAATCAAAAAAGTGGGAGACATGTTTTATCTCTTTTATATGGGTAACTGCAATGGCAAGACTGATACGAAGAGAATTGGTGTGGCGACAGCAAAAACGTTGGATGGTCCTTGGAAAAGGAGCGACAGTCCTATTTTGCTGCCGGGAGAAGAGGGCGCTTGGGATGATCACTGTACGACGAACCCCGCATTTTTACAGGGCGACGATGGTAAGTTTTGGCTCTACTACAAATCTTGGAATACAGCGGAATACCTGCGTGATACGGGGCCCGTCAGGGGGAATCGAAAATATGGGCTGGCTAAGGCGGATCATCCTCTGGGGCCCTACCACAAGGTCTCAGAACGGC from the Sphingobacterium thalpophilum genome contains:
- a CDS encoding glycoside hydrolase family protein — encoded protein: MDRRIFLKSNAFLLIAALSPAGAITKNKQEVAPYFSLKPIGRSLQLDDYFIWCSSPIWGDDGKVHLFYSRWRKDKGMGGWIKGSEIAHAVAESPYESFQHKEVVLQPRDGCWDSTTCHNPLIKKVGDMFYLFYMGNCNGKTDTKRIGVATAKTLDGPWKRSDSPILLPGEEGAWDDHCTTNPAFLQGDDGKFWLYYKSWNTAEYLRDTGPVRGNRKYGLAKADHPLGPYHKVSERPVIDFSGRPNNAQLEDAFVWQQDGQYCLIARDMGFYNHEYGLILMSKNGIQWSEPQVAYLNLAEYVHEATPPANLKRFGRLERPMILMDRLTNEPRFLFGATQGGKADTSTTFIFEII